AACCCCTTCATTAAAAGAGGTGTTTATGGACAAAGCCTTATTATTAGAGCTTGGCCAACTAGACCGAGCCTTtaaatgttattttctataaaatgaAACAgaaaaattcattataaattttcatgctgatttccataaaaaaaagtgtaaaatcgCGAATCTCTATCTCTCTCCTCTTCTAATTGGCCCATTTCAATTGACAAGGATTGCCAACGTATCTTACTACAGCCGTCGATTCCTCAAATCCAACGGTGCCAAATGCTCCATCCAAGAAAACCAAAGCATCAAACTCCACAACTACACCAAAAAGCTCCGTTTATATCTGCTCCCTCTCCAACTCAAATCCATCAACCCTCTTCTTCCACAAATCCCAGTCGCCCAAATCAATAATCTGTTTGTTTCCCGAGAAAATGGACACCGGAGGAAAGATGAAGAAAGGAGCCGCCGGAAGGAAAGGAGGCGGTCCTAAGAAGAAACCCGTTTCAAGATCAGTCAAAGCTGGTCTTCAGTTTCCCGTCGGTCGTATCGGTAGATATTTGAAGAAAGGCCGATACTCTCAACGTGTCGGTACCGGTGCTCCGGTGTACCTCGCTGCTGTTCTTGAGTACCTTGCTGCTGaggtattattttaattttcaataatcTGAAAACCTAGATTCGTTTAATTCtaggattattttaattttcaaaggTTCATTTTGCCCGTAAACTTAgtacataaaaaaaacactatGCATTTGggattttgtcaaattttaccAATTTAGCTTCAAATTATTCAATAATATTTTGTCACATCAACTCCGATTTTTATATAATGCACTAACTATTTTTTGAAAACTCGAGTAAAACGAGCCAAAATGCCAAGTTcagactttttttttcaaagccATGAACTCCGCCTTAATTTAGAATTGGGAAAGAAACCCTAATGTGGTGTGATTGATTGTGATAAAGGTGTTGGAGTTGGCTGGGAATGCGGCGAGAGATAACAAGAAGAACAGGATCATACCGAGGCATGTGTTGTTAGCAGTGCGGAACGACGAGGAGCTTGGGAAATTATTGGCAGGCGTAACTATAGCTCATGGAGGAGTTTTGCCCAATATTAACCCTATTCTTTTGCCCAAGAAAGCTGAGAAAACTGTGTCTTCTAAAGAGCCCAAGTCTCCATCCAAGGCTACCAAATCTCCTAAGAAGGCTTAGTTTATGTTGTAGTTTTTGTTTGTCATCCTGTGTATGTAGTTTGGTTCATGTGTACCAAAGGGTGATggtatttttttgtttgtttaattcTAGGATTATATTAGGACCATTGTGTACTCTTGTGGGTTTATGTGTTCATGTAGAAGAACATTATGTATCATATGAATTAAATGAATTGTTCTCTTCTATCTTCTTGTTGTGTTGCTTTTATTATATTGGAGAAATGAAACTTGATTCCCAGATGCGGTTAATCCAAGAAACTGTAATAGAGCAAAGACTTCGATCTAGAGTTGTAAAGGGATATAGATTTTTTTGAGTTCTGTTTGAGTTTGGTTTTATGTTTAACATTGAGAATTACATCATCTGTTTTATGAGTCCAACATAGAATTTGGGTTATTGTCTTGTTGTTCTAACTTCTAAGTACAACCACAAATCTACAAACCAATGTTTTCTAAGTACAAccaacaaaactaaaaaaaatcagtaaGAGGGactttaaattcaattttgcaTTTTCATCTTACAGATATTTATCGTAGGTGGTATTTGCTAAAgttgttttagattttttatgttCTGTCAACaatgaaatttgaaatataaaccTCGTTCAAAGAGTCACCAGACTACATATGttctgaaaattgaaaatactAAACAAGATCCAGTATTAACTTAACAGAATGGCACAACATTTCACCATTGTCATCTTCCCCTTCAAATATGCTCAAACAATTTTACAGAAGAGGGCAGTTTAGCAACAAAACAAGACGATATTGTTCTATCATTCTCCAAAATTAGCAATTGCTCCAATCCATATCATCAAAAAATGGCCATCGTTCACATCTATAATAGAGCAAAAATAGCGAACACTACTTCAATCAGCTTCGATCCATACGACATCATATACAAAggaaaaattactaaaatgtaaAGAAATAGTAGAATTATAGTTATCCCCTGAACAGTCTCGTTAGATACCATATACTTTCTTGAGTTCAGAAGCAACCTCAAGAGTTTTTGCACACTTGATTTGTTACCGATATCACAGAAAAAGGCCATATTTAATTACAACTCATCTAACTACAATGGCTtcgtagatttttttttaaatagaccGAATCTACCACACCATATGATCGTCCTCCTCCCAATACATATCTGCACAATTGTTCTGCTATTTTTTCCAAACAATTGACAACCATAAGACATCTAAAATGACCAGATTTTGCAAAATCACAGTTAATTTTAGGAAATAAGCCATGACTTTCAGACCAAAATTACATGCTGAATTATTCAGATACAATGCAATTGCTTCATTTTACAGACGGATATCCCAAATCATCATCAAGCTATTTACCAATTCCATTTTATTGAATCCAATTAAAAGAAACAAGCAATCCCATTAAAATATATTCcaacaaattacaaaacaattaaaaaaaaaccctaatccAAATCACCAACACAACAAAATCTAAGAGCTAGTAAATTTAGTCACAGCTTTAGTCCCTTCAGAAACCGCATGCTTCGCCAGTTCCCCGGGCAAAACCAATCTCACCGCCGTCTGAATTTCCCTCGATGTAATCGTGGGCTTCTTATTATACCTGGCCAATCTCGCAGCTTCTTGCGCAAGCTTCTCGAATATATCATTGATAAAACTGTTCATAATCCCCATCGCCTTGCTCGACACCCCGATATCAGGGTGCACCTGCTTCAGCACCTTGAATATATAGATCTTGTACGTCTCCACGCTCTTCTtcgccttcttcttcttcttctccacgcCGGCGCCGCTGCCTCCGATCTTTTTCTCCGCTTTCGGCCTCTTCTCCGCCGCTGCGGACGCTGCCGGTGCTTTCTCCGCCGCCGGTTTTTTCTCCGCTGGCTTCTTCTCTGCCTTGGGTGCCATTATGAGGGGAATTTAATTGACTGGGGAAATAAATGAAATTTGAGGAATGTAGGGTTTTTATTTCTAATGGAAATGGGGGTTGTTTGTTTATATAGGGAGGTGAGATTGATTTTGATTGGTTGGTTTAGAACTTAGAGGATCGCTGACGTGGTTTCCATCGTGAGAGTTTAGTTTGAAAGTGATAGACGGTTCAGATTATGTTTTGTAACTAGTTGTGTCTGGTCCGCTTTTAATTTGGAAACGTGGTAATCTGTCAGCGATTTTTTGCCTCCTCAAAATATAGCAAAAGACTCACTTTATCCCAGGAGATCCGACCgaaagattaaataaaattctGAAGTCGAGGTTTGCTCAATTATCATTCCGAAGTTGTCCAAAATGGATCACATTACACCGAATGTTGACTCTATTAATTTTTTCCGTCTATGGCACATACAAAAAAGTTCACAAAcatcattaatttttaaaatacttaccaattttatatttataattttttaaccaTCTTCaccatctttttcatttaaatatcactaattaaataatatttagaatttaaattatttattaaaacaatcgaaactcaattaaacacttaaaaacctaattaaacactttaaaattcaattaaataaattgagattcaattaaatcaatcgaaattcattttaaacctaattaaatttaattaaatcaactaaaacaatcaaaatattCCAAAATCACCGTCGATTTTTCTTCCGAATTTATTCTGAAACGACCCGATATTTTTAGGCCACTACCGCCTACCAACCACCGAAATTTTTTTCGACGTTCTTCTCGGGCCTGTTCTTCCATGGGAAGAACATAAACGATATATTCTTCCCATGGAAGAATAGAACCTGTTCTTTTATGGAAAAACATGCCGGAGAAGATCGTTGGAAAAAAAATTCGGCGTTCGGTAGGAGGTAGTGGCTAGAAGAAATCGGTCATTTCAGAATAAATTCGAGATAAAAATCGATGGTgatttagtaatattttaattattttagttgatttaattaggtttcacttgaattttaaatggtttaattaaaattttgatttatataattgaatttCGAAGTGTTTGATTGAATTtcgattgttttaataaatattttaatttcgaatattatttaattacgaTTCTTCTACATGATAACAGTATTGTACTCTAAACTTCGactatactttttttttttataaaagcttattatttattttatttcataacaaaATTATGATATGTAAATTTAACTTTGTTGtcaaaatatatcttattataatttacatTAGTTTAATTTCACACCCAAAACTTGTAACTAAAacatcataaaaaatttaaataaatatcatcATAAATTATTGGCTAATGTATTTATGTaagtttaaaagaaataataatgATTAAGAAATTAACTGATTCTTGTAAAAAAATAGGACCCACCTGATATTTTTTCTTGATAGGTTATTGGTTTCGAATGTCAATTTTTCCCGAATGTTTTACacatgtatttgtttcgaataTCTCTTAATGAAGAATTATTTTGaccttaaaaaaaaatacatcaagaaaaaaaaataacaaaacacaCGGACGGAAGGATAAAAGAGAATAAGCATGGTTTCATATATATTTCATTCAAACCTTAACTATTTCATTTAGTGAACTGTggtagtaattaaaatttaacagaGTTGATCATGTTGTCGTCGTCGTCGTCATCTTGATTAATCGCAAGTATATCATAACAAAACCATTCAGAAAGTATATCATGTAGctcataatatattatatataacacCATGGATCACTTTACATCAGCGCCTCAAGCTTTCCACTATGTAGTCTGCATACAGATTCCTGCATCAACCACACAAACaccacaaaatcaacaaaaaaattagtACTAAACCAAATTCAAGGGTAGACAAATATATGACTcatttctaaattttataagttttattttaGAGTTCGAACTCGAGCTCAATAGAATAAAGGAGAATGAATTAGACTCGACTCAGTTATctgcataaaaaaattaaaattaaattttatattacttGAATATGTATAACTATGAAACCTAAAGAAAATAATAACTACAGCTTAATTGATCCTGCAAGTCCGCCAGAGTTGAGTGTTTTGACGTTCAGATTCGATTTGACTAGACACAAGTAGTTAAAACTCGACTTTAGatcaattttgagaattttacaGAAATATTTTGCAATTAAGTCAACTCGACTCAATTACATCCTTAGACACGATGTACAGCTCGAAAAACTAATGTTTGATCAACCTAGATATACCAACATCTTGCTGCTTTCATTTGAGATTATCGTACTGTCAATTATTTGAATTCTGAAATTGTATTTCGTAATCAACATATAAATTTCACAAGTAGATGTGTGTGCATGTCAAGATCAGGGAGGTTGGTATGTGGCTTACATGGAATGCTGAATTGCTTTACAAGCATCAGTGGCAGGAAGAAAGTCGTTAACAGCAACTtccttgttttcattttttttgtctgAGGATGTTGTTAAGGAAAATAAATGCAAATATTCATACTTCTAAGGCTTCACTAAGAAGAGGATAGCACTGAGCATACCTAGAAACAAATTAAACAGTCTATTTGGTTCATCTTttgatttggttcagttttatcaatttgatttgcactaaaaatgaaatgaaattcttttactctcaatggaaccaaattgaaaactgatattttttttttataattcaaactaAATTTATCAGTTCTATTAATTGGTCTGATTCAATATTTTTCACTAGGAATTAACATGCAGTTGAAAGGATACAATCTTCAAAGAAGCGGCGGATCTCAGCCAAACGATGTGGTGGGAGTTCCTTGATATCATCAA
This region of Mercurialis annua linkage group LG1-X, ddMerAnnu1.2, whole genome shotgun sequence genomic DNA includes:
- the LOC126660453 gene encoding histone H2B-like, with amino-acid sequence MAPKAEKKPAEKKPAAEKAPAASAAAEKRPKAEKKIGGSGAGVEKKKKKAKKSVETYKIYIFKVLKQVHPDIGVSSKAMGIMNSFINDIFEKLAQEAARLARYNKKPTITSREIQTAVRLVLPGELAKHAVSEGTKAVTKFTSS
- the LOC126660437 gene encoding histone H2A-like, translated to MDTGGKMKKGAAGRKGGGPKKKPVSRSVKAGLQFPVGRIGRYLKKGRYSQRVGTGAPVYLAAVLEYLAAEVLELAGNAARDNKKNRIIPRHVLLAVRNDEELGKLLAGVTIAHGGVLPNINPILLPKKAEKTVSSKEPKSPSKATKSPKKA